In Choristoneura fumiferana chromosome 27, NRCan_CFum_1, whole genome shotgun sequence, the sequence tgttttttaattaattacaggCGATTTATGAATGACAACGGAAAATACATCGAGATGCAGAAGCTTTCATTACAGAACAAGAAATTGGAACTGCAGATGAACGCGTACAAAAACCGCTTGCaggtaaattattaatattgtttttttttgacgtaCTATAAACTAATTGGTAATTAAATACCTCAGAACAAACcggcaaaaaaacaaaaaagatacttcaaatttaacttgcaatttttGCATgtctaggtacagtcgaggaaacttaATCTGGTCCCAgggtgggaccttttcataatcaatttcactatgacttCTTTGGTAGATGTACCTATGGAACACAAAAAAGTTCCACAGTTTCTTTACATCAATATGTTTATTAAAGTCGAATTTTACCTACTTCTAGTGATCGGATTGGCTTGCAATTCAAAATGAATGTAGTTTGAATAAAAGtgcagttaacaaaaagtacaatcagcataaaaccttaattaaaaagtaaaattaaacttCAACTATATTACGTTTTTGTTTCAGGAACTATCAAAAATAACGTACAAAGACGATTTATCGGCGTACCTTGCGCGCAACAACATCACAGACATAGCAGAGTTCAAAGCACCGGCTGACCTGGAGAAACAGATCGCCTCTCTCACTCTCGCCAATGGCTTCAGCGCCATGAACGGCACTAAGATGCCGGAGAACGTGAATGGGAATGGCCATGGtgggtttttttatataatctgGTTTCACCACAGATGTTTGGAGAAATCTTTCTTTTGAGCAAAAGCCTACTTGACATCATGTCATTATACACCGAAAAATTTAACAGATCATGTCGCGCAAGAGGTCAACCGAATTAAGCTAGCTAAGAGTATTAaagaataatagttatttatgtctATGTGCATTAAATTATTAAGCCAGTAGACAAAATTTAATGGAGACTAAGCAAAATACACGATTTTTTTCCTGCTTTTTCGATTATATAAGTAGCCCATGTTAAACATGACAGGGAGATTATGAGATTATGCTCAGCGGTGAAAGTTTTATgactttaaaattataatggcGATGATGAAATGTTTTAGAcctcagcattttttttttatttcaggtcAAGACACACTGTCTCACAACTCATCCACAGACACATTTAACTCAAGCAACGATAACAATTTGCTGCTGTCCACTCCGCCACCGCAGCACAACGGAAAGCCTTTTAGCACTGGGtgagtataatatattttttaaagacttCTTGAACTAAAACGGTATTACTTATTGATTGTAAAATTTTGATTTGCTAAAGTAGTAGTAGTggtagtaataaaactgtttactgaacaaaaacaaaaagtacagaatagaaaggcgaacttatccctggAGGCACCACTGCCAGTCAACCTTAAAAATGACAAAGTTAAAGTAAGGGTGGATAAAGATTAAGTTCATGGATTAAGGGTTTCAATAACTACTAatattgaaaatgatttttttgtgtattttaagtgattttaattattaaatgtgtttttcagGAAACTGCTTGGCGACCTTTCAGGCAAGAACCCCGTTGTCGGTACCAAACTCGAAGGGCTTTTACTGAACTCTGATTCAGATAGCGGTAAGAAAGTCGTTTAATTGTTATAATGTATACTATATTCCATGAATTAAGAGTCAGAGGGCATAAAGGTGCGAATAGCCTCTCTGCGGCAGCTGCAGCTCCCGTATTACTTACGCAATAGCAAACtcctttttttagcattagtaAGAAGGTAAACAATCATGtcttttatattgaaaaatCCTTTTCAAATGTGAGAGAcaacaagtaataaaatattactaataCTAGTAAGTTATGTAAGCGTTTTAAAAAGGCAAGTCaggattgtttattttttatatttaattataaaaaaacgaagtaaacagtttttttatgattCGCATAGTGAACATAAACTGAACtaaactgtacctacttgcagaCTTCGACCCGCGCGCATTTGAAGCAGAGCCGACCCCACGCTACTCTGCGCCCGTAGAACAAGCTATCACCCCTACGCCGCCGCTGTGTAAGTTTGTCAtacttatttaagtttttaactATTCTTAAATAACAAATAGGTAACAGTCGAGGAAACCGGACCGCGTAattggaaccttttcgtagcaaatgtcatgttgacattcaaTACGAATTCCAAATAAATTATCGTGAAACCTTAGCAAGTGATTACGTTTTCTCGACTGgaatacctaattttagtaGTGAAATATCGAATAgctaaattgttatttttttattgacggCTGTAATTTTATACATgcactagtaaaaataaatccaaTAAACTAACAAGTAGTGATGTTATTAACatgcttttatattttaaacattattttttagctgtgcaaatacataaacataaatctAATCGGTTTTTTTGCCTCTTTCAGTGGCGCCTCCACCAAAAGCGTCGAAACGCCAAAACACGCCGCAGCAACAACAGCCACCCCACACGCCGCATCAAACCCAACACCCAGTGCAGAATGGGAACGATCTTTTCGGCTCTACCCCCTTCTCGGTCCCCCAAACCTACAGCCCACAGATAACGTCCCCCTTCGCCCCAACAGCAAAAACCAACCAACCCAACTATGACATTAGTGATTTTAATCTCCAAACATCGGTTTTTAACAACACTACGTCGTTTACAAACGGCCTGAGCGGCTACGATGCATTTGACACGCAGAAGAATAACAACATCTTTGGCAATGGGTTCGGAAACAATTTCAATGGATTTGGAAATCTGAGCGAGAAACAGACTGTGGAGTTGGACAGCAATTTCAACGGGTTCCTAGATAAGACTATTTCAGATATGAAGGTAACAAGTTTTTTATGTAACTTAATCTTTATTCTCAcctttttagtttaatttcactaaaaataaacttaaataagtaaaacaatACACACCTTTATTAGTAAAGTCATATTGGCCTACTAACTATTGAACACAGTAAGATGCATATTCACCTTTTTCTATTTGCTTTGTTTTACACAGCTCGACGATTGGTGAGTTGTTAATTAATCAAGTAATTAATTGATACGGTTTAGTTCACACTAATCGTGAACGTTTCTAAGTAAAGTTGTATCAGTCAGTTCTCGTAGTCCGTTGTTCTCgattctattttttaaattatcgctGTCAatgctaaaactcgttaataagcgatttcccagagataaaaccaaaCTAGATCGATTTATTATCCCcgaaacccctacataccaaatttcatcgaaatcgttggagtcaTTTCctagatccccgaaatatatgtatgtatatacaataattgctcgtttaaaggtattaactACATAAACAATTTACAAAAAGTAATTAACagtaaagaaatataaaaatattaatagataTTATTTCTTAAACATTTCCAACActaatttagtttttgttttttacaggATGGCTTCAGCAGAGGGATCACCTTTGGAAACGATGATTTTTCAATAGACAACCTCGAtcctctaaaaaaaaattaagttaattatgttaagaaataaataaaatagatgaAATTATAGTTAATGAATTGCTTTCTTCCACACAAAACTCTAGTTCGTAATTACAAAAAAAGCATTGTGTGGATTTAAACGATGTTTTAAAACTGTACGAAATCAATAGTTATGTATTGCCATGTTATTTGGTTTGTATTTAAGAACCTCATCCTGATATTGGCaacatttatttgttagttataaatgaattatataaaaaaaaattatatcatcaCTAGTTTTTCCAAAAAGAATCTCAAAAACCGGTAATGTGTCAAgacattactatttttttataaaaaaaatattagattagatttgGTGATATATTTTAGATTTTACCTGGAAGTATACGCTCAATGTCATTCCAAAAGTGCCTTACATATTATGGTAATAAAGTTTTCGAATAATTATACGATATTGATAAAGTTTTTATTCATTCTTGATTCGTCATGCAAGTGATTTCACCAATaaattttgaactaaaatatattttggtaGAAATTACTGATTTAGCTGTGAAGTCAGTATTTTAATCGATGGTAAGACCATACCttgtttgaattaaatttgaagaTCGCCTCAAATTATTCTGTgataatttttttcaaagttgagGGTCTtcaaaatgtatatttaataaaaatacgtcCAAACATGACTGAATTTTATTGGAAGAAATAATATCATCGCTTGTAACcagatgtaaataaataatataatttaaggtcatttatatacatttttattagtgTACGGATGACATTGTAGCTTTTAAGGGTCAacattccatttattttaattattaacgtATTATATAACTATTTTACTCCtgataaatatatacaaaataattttattaatagatGTATATAATGTGCCCGTAATAAACTGTTGTATCGCATTGTCTCATTAGtggaatattattttaagtattgtgtacactaatgtaattttaaggccaaaaaatacattatgtgtatttttaataataaaatttacgttTATACTGTGTTGTTTTACTTAGTTACACTACAATAGTTTTCGTAAGTGcttaactataataaaatattcacgCCTGCGGTTTTGCTCCCGTTATAAAATTCTCTGTCCTGTTGAAATTTCGACATATCCCTCTTTATTCCTTTAGCATTAGAGGCTCACTTAGCAAAAATTTAACTTTCAACTGATTTGAGCTGGGCGTTGATTAGTAAGTCCATCAGaactttcattttaaattttcatacaTTAAGATTAGATCACTGAGGACACAAATGAACCATAGATGAGTGTGTGTATATATTGAAAAGGTATTAAggggggctactccgaaattcgaaaatcgaataaACGCGCCATGCGAGTTTCGAATTTTGTAACTTCGTGGTACTTTTACTCTAAGGACTTAAAGGCGTTCCTCTCATTCTTCTATTAAATTCCATTGGCGTATTAATCCTAAAGTAAGAAACAAATTGcatgtaataattatattaccaATAAAGGAATATGAGTATATGATaggaacttcgaatttcgaagtagccccTCAGGCACTAACCGTCTAGGCACTTATACCTCGGGTGAGCCATTCCTATTGCtcgcttttataataaaattcacgTGTGTCAGTTAACATTACTCTCAACTCAACAAGCTGCgcacaaatacaaaataaacgCAAATGAGGGTGTCATTTCCCTTGTaattacttataaaattttgtcaaaCCATTCTACCTCTACCAATCTAACTCTTTGTGGTAATCTATTTAtggtaggtacattaatttgcgtataaaacaattaaatatatttgttataGGGTTAAGATtggtgataataataatattatggttATTACAAGTCATTTTGTGTACGCTAATGGTGCAAGCAACTgcgtcaaaataaaatattaagaggGATAATGGTAAAGGTAAACACGGTCTTCATCCTGTAAGAAATACGTCTACGTCTAATGTAAATAACCGAGAATCATTATTAAAGacattatttctttatttgcaCAAAACTCTAATAAGAATTATTTGTTAGGTCAAAAAGGTAAGGAATTGGTAAGGAAATACAATCACTATTCTAGAAACCGATAACGTTTATTTTATATCTCAATATCCTGCAAAAAACCGGTAAATTTGTGGATTAAAAATCGAACTCAAACTAACCACGTCGCATCACTAGAACTGTCACTGGTTGTTGCTGTCGCAAGCGAACTTTCACGATCGAAAATATCGAGAATTTTCATAAAAGAATAACGTTTTTCGTGAAAATTATGTTCAttctataattaatattaataataacggTATACCGTAGCAGTATTTAAAGGGATCTCTCAGTATTAAAGCAAAATGGTTGACCTCAGCGGAGCACACGTCGAGCATGCATTTTCGAATTCTGTTTTCATCGTTCCAGGACTTGTTGTAATCAGTTTAGCAGGTAAATAGCTTTATTGTATCTATAACTAGTATTTACAGGCCAAATTTTCAGGGTATAATTTCATACACACGAAATTTACCCtccgaattttattattatgttcacgGTGTAGTGTTCAcgaaaagttgcagaactaatttattttaaaagtatttacTATTAGTTATGCTCGACACGCTTGTTACAAATCAGTAATTAAATCTGTTCCATTTTCATTTCTCATGTAGTAAGTATTCCATTAATATAATTGATAAAAATTTAAGCTTGACTTCTTTGTGGGGTAAATTTTGTGtgataaaaagtaacaaataatgttttgctaatgtattaatataattttcacttctcatgctcataaagttcgtgtttatgctgtatctaggcgacataaaatgactttttatgctctagtgcataaaataaaatctttgtctaagaccaacttaagaccaaggtaatcaggtgtcaacagcaacaaacaaaaaaaaatctacagatctattttttagataatttatataaaactaaaaatcattcaaatcaatcataataaatcagtaaaataaaaaaattgaattattataataatgcataaaaaataaaaggtacatagaaagtgaatcattgtttccactgttgctatttcatttcctcgcattgaagtgaaaagcagtgtgtaaaactcgagcattaaacccattttcccctcgatgtGTCTATCTACCCTTGCCATACCGGCACGAgtggtaaaatggcttgttttatgctcttgttgtacaatctactatttctacTTAGTTTTTACCTGTGGCATTACTTGTGTTCTACACAGTTCTTAAAGTTCTTGAGGttcttaaaaattacattgtggtttaCAATTTGCGTTGTATGGAATGTTAGCTaattaatattaacaaaaaaaaaacatttatttggggcaacatggcccatacaataaataccttggactaacataaataataatatataatgttGCAGACATTGATTTAGACTTAGCGCATAAGTTTTACAAATTTTACATTCATATCATACAACCCAAGGGCCCCCTCTAAGGTACAAGCCGACTGTTATTCGCAACTAAATATTTGGGCCAAttaactatttt encodes:
- the ced-6 gene encoding PTB domain-containing adapter protein ced-6 isoform X1; protein product: MAEGDVPLVRSFGGSEIEFGANGTKVTKNSRMSTLLFWQGKGKSNGAPNGRNWIHAPDALVKGHVAYLVKFLGCTQVDQPKGIEVVKEAIKKLQFTQQLKKSEAKDGAKCKKVEITISVDGVAIQEPRSNNIMYQFPLHRISYCADDKGAKKYFSFIAKGGSTESGHDEKHECFVFISTKLASEITLTIGQAFDLAYRRFMNDNGKYIEMQKLSLQNKKLELQMNAYKNRLQELSKITYKDDLSAYLARNNITDIAEFKAPADLEKQIASLTLANGFSAMNGTKMPENVNGNGHGQDTLSHNSSTDTFNSSNDNNLLLSTPPPQHNGKPFSTGKLLGDLSGKNPVVGTKLEGLLLNSDSDSDFDPRAFEAEPTPRYSAPVEQAITPTPPLLAPPPKASKRQNTPQQQQPPHTPHQTQHPVQNGNDLFGSTPFSVPQTYSPQITSPFAPTAKTNQPNYDISDFNLQTSVFNNTTSFTNGLSGYDAFDTQKNNNIFGNGFGNNFNGFGNLSEKQTVELDSNFNGFLDKTISDMKDGFSRGITFGNDDFSIDNLDPLKKN
- the ced-6 gene encoding PTB domain-containing adapter protein ced-6 isoform X2, which encodes MSTLLFWQGKGKSNGAPNGRNWIHAPDALVKGHVAYLVKFLGCTQVDQPKGIEVVKEAIKKLQFTQQLKKSEAKDGAKCKKVEITISVDGVAIQEPRSNNIMYQFPLHRISYCADDKGAKKYFSFIAKGGSTESGHDEKHECFVFISTKLASEITLTIGQAFDLAYRRFMNDNGKYIEMQKLSLQNKKLELQMNAYKNRLQELSKITYKDDLSAYLARNNITDIAEFKAPADLEKQIASLTLANGFSAMNGTKMPENVNGNGHGQDTLSHNSSTDTFNSSNDNNLLLSTPPPQHNGKPFSTGKLLGDLSGKNPVVGTKLEGLLLNSDSDSDFDPRAFEAEPTPRYSAPVEQAITPTPPLLAPPPKASKRQNTPQQQQPPHTPHQTQHPVQNGNDLFGSTPFSVPQTYSPQITSPFAPTAKTNQPNYDISDFNLQTSVFNNTTSFTNGLSGYDAFDTQKNNNIFGNGFGNNFNGFGNLSEKQTVELDSNFNGFLDKTISDMKDGFSRGITFGNDDFSIDNLDPLKKN